From a single Cyclobacterium marinum DSM 745 genomic region:
- a CDS encoding nSTAND1 domain-containing NTPase, translating to MSGINSPFKFLDSFQQSDADIFFGREKETQDLYNSLNGVKHLLVYGPTGAGKTSLIECGLRNQFSDADWFAVTIRRGNNINSAVFAGINEVLTEKIEIDTVSKMPVNPDIEFGQAIEHLFAERYQPVYLLFDQFEELVISGEEEEKKKFFTLLNKLIRNKVPCRFLLIMREEFIGYLSEFESLCPTIFYHRFRVEKMGRKNVENVIYHILEAPRYRSFFNVNDSQKLAQDILEKLPVRKKEIELAHAQLFLRELWDRAQSNKKNNELPMLNSELIKESDNLEDLLERFLKEKIAALEYDHGERVPLELLDVMISERLAKLQLNIADLKEGFELKKFVSKKTITELLKELERRMIIPSTKAYIENIEHQNARLKEIVWMQSHVVRAPLSRLVRLVRGMESLEKDFGKENFRKMIMDSAVELDDIIRNIVNKTEEVNLHTTNKK from the coding sequence ATGAGCGGGATAAATTCACCTTTCAAATTCCTTGACTCTTTCCAGCAGTCTGATGCAGATATTTTCTTTGGACGCGAAAAGGAAACACAAGACCTGTACAATTCTTTAAATGGTGTTAAACACCTTTTGGTTTATGGTCCAACGGGGGCCGGAAAAACAAGCCTTATCGAGTGTGGCCTGCGCAACCAGTTTTCCGATGCCGACTGGTTTGCGGTTACCATCCGCAGGGGGAATAATATCAACTCTGCTGTATTTGCAGGTATTAATGAAGTACTGACTGAAAAAATTGAAATAGATACGGTTAGTAAAATGCCGGTAAACCCTGATATCGAATTCGGACAGGCCATAGAACATTTGTTTGCCGAACGTTACCAGCCAGTCTACTTATTATTCGATCAGTTTGAGGAATTGGTGATTTCGGGAGAAGAGGAGGAAAAGAAAAAATTCTTTACCCTGCTAAATAAACTAATACGCAACAAAGTACCTTGTCGCTTCCTGCTAATTATGCGTGAGGAATTTATTGGTTATTTGTCGGAATTCGAATCACTTTGCCCCACTATTTTCTATCATCGTTTCAGGGTTGAGAAAATGGGAAGAAAAAATGTAGAGAATGTTATTTACCATATTTTGGAAGCACCCAGATACCGCTCCTTTTTTAATGTTAACGACAGTCAAAAACTGGCTCAGGATATTTTGGAAAAACTTCCTGTCCGAAAAAAAGAAATAGAACTGGCCCACGCACAATTATTTTTAAGAGAATTATGGGATAGGGCTCAATCCAATAAAAAAAACAACGAATTGCCCATGCTGAATTCTGAACTTATAAAGGAAAGTGATAATCTGGAAGATTTATTGGAACGTTTTTTAAAAGAAAAAATTGCTGCCCTCGAATACGATCACGGGGAAAGAGTTCCGTTGGAATTACTGGATGTAATGATTTCCGAACGGCTTGCCAAATTGCAGCTAAATATAGCGGACCTAAAAGAAGGTTTTGAACTTAAAAAATTTGTTAGCAAAAAAACAATAACTGAACTTTTAAAAGAACTAGAAAGGCGTATGATAATACCCTCCACAAAAGCTTATATCGAGAACATAGAACATCAAAATGCAAGGTTAAAGGAAATTGTCTGGATGCAATCCCATGTGGTTCGGGCCCCTTTGTCCAGGTTGGTTAGGCTGGTGAGGGGCATGGAAAGCCTGGAAAAGGATTTTGGAAAAGAAAACTTCCGGAAAATGATTATGGACTCGGCCGTGGAGCTGGATGATATTATCCGCAATATCGTCAACAAAACAGAAGAAGTAAACCTGCATACAACAAACAAGAAGTAG
- a CDS encoding JAB domain-containing protein — translation MNNQIVKLHKISYSTLVDTKLIFKETLDHLASGIILVHNHPSGNLRPSEADKS, via the coding sequence ATGAATAACCAGATAGTCAAACTCCATAAGATCAGTTATAGCACTTTGGTGGATACCAAGTTGATCTTCAAAGAAACACTCGACCACCTGGCCTCAGGAATCATCCTTGTACACAATCACCCTTCCGGAAACCTTAGACCTTCCGAAGCAGATAAAAGTTAA
- a CDS encoding helix-turn-helix domain-containing protein yields the protein MTDLGLYLAKRTVNKAEVSRRTGISKSRLTQLTSNDSAKLRADELYLIALAINADPGEMFKELFEGLGLKENIGN from the coding sequence ATGACAGATTTGGGCTTGTATTTGGCCAAAAGGACAGTTAACAAGGCAGAAGTTTCCAGGCGTACAGGTATCAGCAAATCCCGCTTAACGCAATTGACTTCTAACGATTCCGCCAAACTCCGGGCAGACGAACTTTACCTAATAGCCCTGGCTATCAATGCAGATCCGGGGGAGATGTTTAAGGAGTTGTTTGAGGGGTTGGGTTTGAAGGAGAATATAGGCAACTGA
- a CDS encoding helix-turn-helix domain-containing protein, with protein sequence MNSKTKNIQSAFQDLLAPNSKEEELVLKEQVLAMKFLGEIDEMMQEKGMKKKELAEKVGTSASYITQLFRGNRIPNHQIIIKMADALDIDFVVTTKEKYDQMLHISKLDRDGLYYFKPFNFAGQSDETYEIPSVGEIENAEILVA encoded by the coding sequence ATGAATTCGAAGACTAAAAACATCCAATCTGCATTTCAGGATTTACTTGCTCCTAATTCCAAAGAAGAAGAGTTGGTCTTGAAAGAACAGGTACTGGCCATGAAGTTCTTGGGAGAAATTGACGAAATGATGCAGGAAAAGGGGATGAAGAAAAAGGAACTTGCCGAAAAAGTGGGCACTTCTGCTTCATACATCACGCAATTGTTCAGGGGAAATAGAATTCCAAATCACCAAATCATTATAAAAATGGCTGATGCTTTGGATATAGATTTTGTTGTGACTACTAAGGAGAAGTATGATCAGATGCTTCATATTTCCAAGTTGGACAGGGACGGCTTGTATTATTTTAAACCCTTTAATTTTGCAGGTCAAAGCGATGAAACTTACGAGATACCTTCGGTAGGGGAAATTGAAAATGCTGAAATATTAGTAGCCTAA
- a CDS encoding type I restriction-modification system subunit M → MSEDQKKVLESQLWGIANLLRGKISADDYRDYILGFIFYKYLSEKQALYANELLVGEKVTDYKKVTDQETLTAIKEESLLKLGYFLEPAQLFSVLAAKGNADTESESNYILEDLQSVLNHIEQSTMGTESEEDFNALFEDLDLNSTKIGRTVGARNEIIVKVLMYLDKIDFKLEDLDADVLGDAYEYLIAKFAAGAGKSAGEFYTPQQVSKILAKIVTTGKSKIKSVYDPTCGSGSLLLRVAKEASVSEFYGQELNRTTFNLARMNMILHDVHFSDFNIMQEDTLENPQHLDKRFEAVVANPPFSAHWKSNDNPLFNTDERFSQYGRLAPKTKADYAFLTHMLYQLADNGIMASVFPHGVLFRGAAEGHIREYIIKEMNALDAVIGLPANIFYGTSIPTCILVLKKCREVDDNIVFIDASGDDHFVKEGNQNVLRNEDVEQIVNTYRNRETIDKYSYVATLDEIAENDYNLNIPRYVDTFEEEEPVDLDTVSAELKQIQIDLQSTNETIAGFCAELNILTPF, encoded by the coding sequence ATGTCAGAAGACCAAAAGAAAGTTCTTGAAAGCCAATTATGGGGCATTGCCAACTTGCTTAGAGGTAAAATTAGTGCCGATGATTACAGAGACTATATTCTTGGCTTTATCTTTTATAAGTACCTTTCTGAGAAGCAAGCACTTTACGCCAATGAATTGCTTGTTGGTGAAAAAGTAACGGATTACAAAAAAGTAACAGACCAGGAAACTTTAACTGCAATCAAAGAAGAGTCTTTATTGAAATTGGGCTATTTTTTAGAGCCTGCACAATTGTTTTCTGTGCTAGCAGCAAAAGGGAATGCCGATACAGAAAGTGAAAGCAACTACATTTTAGAAGATTTGCAATCTGTACTGAATCATATTGAGCAAAGTACCATGGGTACGGAGTCCGAAGAGGATTTTAATGCCTTGTTTGAGGACTTGGATTTGAACTCTACCAAAATAGGCAGAACAGTTGGTGCTAGGAATGAAATCATTGTAAAGGTATTGATGTATTTAGACAAGATTGATTTCAAACTGGAAGATCTTGATGCAGACGTTTTGGGGGATGCCTATGAGTATTTGATTGCCAAGTTTGCAGCAGGTGCAGGAAAATCTGCCGGGGAGTTTTATACACCTCAACAGGTTTCTAAAATACTTGCCAAGATTGTTACAACAGGTAAATCGAAAATCAAATCAGTATACGATCCAACATGTGGTTCTGGTTCATTGCTCTTGCGAGTAGCCAAAGAAGCGTCTGTAAGTGAGTTTTACGGTCAAGAACTAAACCGTACCACCTTCAATTTGGCACGTATGAACATGATTTTGCATGATGTACATTTCAGTGATTTCAATATCATGCAGGAAGACACGCTGGAAAACCCACAGCATTTGGACAAACGCTTTGAAGCGGTGGTGGCTAATCCACCATTTTCTGCGCATTGGAAAAGCAATGACAATCCCCTGTTCAATACAGATGAACGCTTTAGTCAGTATGGACGCTTGGCACCAAAGACCAAGGCCGATTACGCTTTCTTAACCCACATGCTGTATCAGTTGGCCGACAATGGCATTATGGCAAGCGTTTTTCCGCATGGCGTTTTGTTTAGAGGAGCTGCAGAAGGTCACATCCGGGAATACATCATTAAAGAAATGAATGCCTTGGATGCTGTGATTGGACTACCGGCCAATATCTTCTATGGAACATCTATTCCTACCTGTATTCTCGTGCTAAAAAAATGCCGTGAGGTAGATGACAATATTGTATTTATTGATGCCAGCGGAGACGACCATTTTGTAAAAGAAGGCAACCAAAATGTATTGCGTAATGAAGATGTAGAACAAATTGTAAACACCTATCGCAACCGTGAAACTATAGATAAATACAGCTATGTAGCCACGCTTGACGAAATTGCCGAAAACGACTACAATTTAAATATACCACGTTATGTCGATACTTTTGAAGAGGAAGAGCCGGTGGATTTGGATACTGTTTCTGCTGAACTCAAGCAAATACAAATCGATTTGCAAAGCACCAACGAGACTATTGCAGGATTTTGTGCGGAACTTAATATTTTAACTCCTTTTTAA
- a CDS encoding restriction endonuclease subunit S gives MVKVNKVPELRFAEFEGGWVRKKLGEILNITSSSRVHKDEWTEKGVPFFRSSDIVADFKGDQNTKAYISFELYNSLSDKIGQVKKDDILITGGGSIGVPFLVKNNDPLYFKDADLLWVKNDKKVNGYFLYSFFLTQSFRKYLKNISHVGTIAHYTVVQAKNTPFHLPSLPEQQKIASFLTAVDNRIQLLQKKKAKLEEYKKGVMQKLFPTKAGQTPEIRFKDENGNDFPDWEEKKLGEVCKKAQSGGTPKSTNRDYYNGDIPFLAISDMTTQGKYLNYTSKSISQSGLANSSSWVVPPNSLIYSMYASVGFVSINKIPIATSQAVMNIILKEGYELEFLYYYLLYFQSKIHKYIETGTQGNINAQIVKNILVPIPSLLEQRKINSFLSSLDKSIESIGKEIEDSKTFKKGLLQKMFV, from the coding sequence ATGGTAAAAGTGAATAAAGTACCTGAGTTGCGATTTGCGGAGTTTGAGGGGGGATGGGTTAGAAAGAAGTTGGGTGAAATACTGAATATTACCTCATCATCTCGTGTTCATAAAGATGAATGGACAGAAAAAGGCGTACCCTTTTTTAGATCAAGTGATATTGTAGCTGACTTTAAAGGAGATCAGAATACAAAGGCATATATTTCTTTTGAATTGTATAATTCTTTGTCAGATAAAATAGGACAAGTAAAAAAAGATGATATCCTTATTACGGGTGGAGGTTCTATTGGTGTCCCATTTTTAGTAAAAAACAATGATCCTTTATATTTTAAAGATGCGGACTTATTATGGGTCAAAAACGATAAAAAGGTAAATGGATATTTTTTATACTCATTCTTTCTTACTCAATCATTTAGAAAATATTTAAAGAACATTTCTCACGTTGGGACAATAGCACACTATACTGTTGTACAAGCAAAGAATACACCTTTTCATCTCCCTTCACTCCCCGAACAACAAAAAATCGCCTCCTTCCTCACCGCAGTTGACAACCGGATCCAACTCTTGCAAAAGAAAAAAGCCAAACTAGAGGAATACAAAAAAGGTGTGATGCAAAAGCTCTTTCCCACAAAAGCGGGACAGACTCCAGAAATCCGTTTTAAAGATGAAAATGGAAATGACTTTCCAGATTGGGAGGAGAAGAAGTTGGGGGAAGTGTGTAAAAAAGCTCAAAGTGGAGGTACGCCAAAATCAACTAATAGAGATTACTACAATGGAGATATTCCTTTTTTAGCCATAAGTGATATGACTACCCAAGGAAAATATTTAAATTATACTTCTAAATCAATATCTCAGTCGGGACTGGCCAATTCTAGTTCATGGGTTGTTCCCCCAAATTCCCTTATTTATTCTATGTACGCATCTGTTGGATTCGTCTCAATTAATAAAATTCCAATTGCTACTTCTCAAGCAGTAATGAATATTATTCTCAAGGAGGGTTATGAGCTAGAGTTCTTATACTATTACTTATTGTATTTTCAATCTAAGATACACAAGTATATTGAGACAGGTACTCAAGGAAATATTAATGCACAAATTGTAAAAAATATACTTGTTCCAATTCCATCTCTCTTAGAGCAGCGAAAAATTAACTCATTTTTGTCTTCTCTAGACAAATCCATAGAATCCATTGGAAAAGAAATTGAAGATTCAAAGACCTTCAAAAAAGGCTTACTTCAAAAAATGTTTGTGTGA
- a CDS encoding Abi family protein, whose amino-acid sequence MSKRVYHKTPLSFEEQLKRLRSRGLIVQDDSKAIAYLKEISYYRLSAYFLPYQQVKDTFNKGTTFQQIISTYTFDRELRLLVFDCIERIEVAIRTQFIYQIANHHNDAHWQDNQGLFVQPYYNKIGNRVDPYNDFQAIISRAKTARRPEVFIKHYTNNYYKPSNPPSWMCLELLTMGELSHIYRGLRNNSDKKRIADFFDVHHSVFISWLHTLTYVRNLCAHHSRLWNRDLAIEPNRLLKARGPWLSADFQNNKRVFYFICVLKYLLMRANPGNHLKEKLIALFEKYPNVPIQYLGIPSDSKGNMKAWQNEPLWKV is encoded by the coding sequence ATGAGTAAACGAGTGTACCATAAAACCCCATTGTCATTCGAAGAACAGTTGAAGCGGCTTAGAAGCCGTGGTTTAATTGTACAAGATGATAGCAAGGCAATAGCCTACCTAAAGGAAATCAGTTATTACCGCTTAAGTGCCTATTTTTTGCCTTACCAGCAGGTAAAAGATACCTTTAATAAAGGCACTACCTTTCAACAAATCATTAGCACTTACACTTTTGACAGAGAGCTGCGTCTCTTAGTTTTCGATTGCATTGAGCGCATCGAAGTAGCCATTCGCACACAGTTCATCTATCAAATAGCAAATCATCATAATGATGCCCATTGGCAAGACAATCAAGGTCTTTTTGTACAACCCTACTATAATAAAATTGGCAATCGTGTAGATCCGTACAACGATTTTCAGGCCATTATTTCAAGGGCAAAAACCGCCAGACGACCGGAGGTTTTTATCAAGCATTATACCAATAACTATTACAAACCGAGCAATCCACCTTCATGGATGTGTTTGGAGTTGCTGACCATGGGCGAGTTGTCTCATATTTATAGAGGCTTAAGAAATAACAGTGATAAAAAGAGGATTGCTGATTTTTTTGACGTTCACCATTCCGTATTTATTTCTTGGTTGCACACACTTACCTACGTAAGAAATTTGTGCGCCCATCATTCACGTTTATGGAACAGAGATTTAGCCATTGAGCCTAACCGATTGCTAAAAGCTAGAGGGCCATGGCTGAGCGCTGATTTTCAAAATAACAAGCGTGTTTTTTATTTTATATGCGTACTTAAATATTTATTAATGCGGGCAAACCCAGGAAATCACTTAAAAGAAAAACTGATTGCACTATTTGAAAAATACCCAAACGTGCCAATTCAGTATTTGGGTATTCCCTCAGATAGTAAAGGAAACATGAAAGCTTGGCAAAACGAACCTCTTTGGAAAGTATGA
- a CDS encoding type I restriction endonuclease subunit R, with protein MTSQPEQIIENNLVTQLQRLGYKKVIICDENDLLSNLKSQLEKHNKIQLSDNDFKQILNFINKGNVFERAKILRDRVPYTNAQGDTKTVELINQIHWCQNEFQVTQQVAMEGTHKNRYDVTILINGLPLVQVELKRRGLELKEAFNQTNRYERHSYWAGHGLFQFVQVFVISNGVNTKYYANAPLKARSFKQTFYWADEKNRLITQLAAFSELFLEPCHISKMITKYVVLNESQKILMVLRPYQFYAVEAIVERVKTTTKFGYIWHTTGSGKTLTSFKAAQILTNLPQVHKVVFVVDRKDLDNQTTKEFNSFSKGSIDGTNNTKTLVKQLTSDNKLIVTTIQKLNTAISKTRYLNKMETLKNERIVFIFDECHRSQFGKTHEDIKKFFEDCQMFGFTGTPIFEPNAGKNEYGKRTTKMLFGDCLHKYVITDAIRDENVLKFSVEYIQTFKKKDHILDINVEAIDEAEVMNAPIRLDNITEYIIANHNRKTHSREFTALFCVSSVPVLIEYYKLLLQKKEEGKHHLKLATIFSYSVNEDDKDAVGFVDDEEFLNPNALHVAASPHTRYFTQHTRDELEDFIIQYNKQFGTNFTSRDNQSYYNYYNDIAKRVKHRQIDLLVVVNMFLTGFDSKHLNTLYVDKNLRYHGLIQAYSRTNRVLNEVKSQGNIVCFRNLKEATDEAITLFSNKNAKDEIIMQPYEEYVAKFNQAFDALLQIAPTVDSVNDLANEEEELAFIQAFRELMRLKNVLTTFTEFEFADLTMNQQSFEDYKSKYLDLYDKAKSHNQKEKVSILEDIDFELELIHRDEINVAYILKLLAKLKDATPEEQEKQKKALIEIVAGDAKLRSKRELIEKFIQENLPHISDSDDLPEEFENYWNEERKVALKKLSKEESLDDEKLEEVIGKYLFTEKKPLRDDVIGLLNKRPALKERASVAERVTNKILGFVETFISGVVG; from the coding sequence ATGACCTCACAGCCCGAACAAATAATAGAAAATAACCTAGTTACCCAACTCCAAAGGTTGGGCTATAAAAAAGTGATTATTTGTGATGAAAATGACCTTTTGTCTAATCTCAAAAGCCAATTAGAGAAACACAATAAAATTCAACTAAGCGATAACGACTTTAAGCAAATCCTCAACTTCATCAACAAAGGCAATGTATTTGAGCGAGCTAAGATATTACGAGACCGTGTGCCCTACACCAATGCCCAAGGTGACACCAAAACGGTAGAACTCATCAACCAAATTCATTGGTGCCAAAATGAGTTTCAGGTTACACAGCAAGTGGCCATGGAAGGCACGCACAAAAACCGCTATGATGTTACCATTCTCATCAATGGTTTGCCTTTGGTTCAGGTTGAGTTAAAGCGTAGAGGTTTAGAACTCAAAGAAGCATTCAATCAAACCAACCGCTATGAAAGGCATTCTTATTGGGCAGGGCATGGCTTGTTTCAGTTTGTGCAGGTATTTGTCATCAGCAATGGCGTAAACACCAAATACTATGCAAATGCACCTTTAAAGGCACGTTCCTTCAAACAGACTTTTTATTGGGCAGACGAAAAGAACCGACTGATTACCCAATTGGCTGCATTTTCAGAATTGTTTTTAGAACCTTGCCACATTTCTAAAATGATTACAAAATATGTGGTGCTTAACGAATCTCAAAAAATATTGATGGTGCTTCGTCCCTATCAATTCTATGCAGTAGAAGCAATTGTAGAGCGAGTAAAAACCACTACCAAGTTCGGGTACATTTGGCACACTACAGGGTCCGGCAAAACCTTGACTTCCTTCAAAGCAGCACAGATCTTAACCAATTTACCTCAAGTCCATAAAGTGGTTTTTGTTGTTGACCGTAAAGATTTAGATAATCAAACTACCAAAGAGTTTAACTCCTTTAGCAAAGGCAGCATTGACGGAACTAATAACACAAAAACACTAGTTAAACAACTTACTAGTGATAACAAACTCATTGTTACCACCATTCAGAAACTGAATACTGCTATAAGCAAAACCCGGTATTTGAATAAAATGGAAACATTGAAAAATGAACGCATTGTTTTCATTTTTGATGAGTGCCATAGAAGTCAGTTTGGTAAAACCCATGAAGACATTAAAAAATTCTTTGAAGACTGTCAAATGTTCGGGTTTACAGGTACGCCCATCTTCGAACCAAATGCAGGTAAAAATGAATACGGCAAGCGAACAACCAAAATGCTTTTTGGCGATTGCTTGCACAAGTATGTAATTACAGATGCCATCCGTGACGAAAATGTTCTTAAATTTTCGGTTGAATACATCCAAACGTTTAAAAAGAAAGACCATATTCTTGACATCAATGTAGAAGCCATTGATGAGGCTGAGGTAATGAATGCACCCATACGGTTAGATAACATTACCGAGTATATAATTGCCAATCACAACCGAAAAACGCATAGTCGTGAGTTTACGGCTCTATTTTGTGTGTCTAGCGTGCCTGTTCTTATAGAGTATTACAAATTGCTTTTGCAGAAAAAAGAGGAAGGCAAACACCATCTGAAATTGGCAACAATTTTTTCGTATTCAGTAAATGAAGATGACAAAGATGCAGTAGGTTTTGTAGATGATGAAGAATTTTTGAACCCCAATGCATTACACGTGGCTGCTTCACCGCATACCAGGTACTTTACGCAACATACACGGGATGAATTAGAAGACTTCATCATACAGTACAACAAACAGTTTGGTACTAACTTCACAAGTAGAGACAATCAATCCTACTACAATTATTACAATGATATTGCTAAGCGTGTAAAGCACCGACAGATAGATCTCTTAGTAGTGGTAAACATGTTCTTAACAGGCTTTGATAGCAAGCATCTGAATACCCTGTATGTAGATAAAAATCTTAGGTACCACGGTTTGATTCAAGCCTATTCCAGAACCAACAGGGTTCTTAATGAGGTGAAATCACAAGGAAACATCGTTTGTTTTAGAAACCTTAAAGAGGCGACAGATGAAGCGATTACCCTGTTTTCAAATAAGAATGCCAAAGATGAAATCATCATGCAGCCGTATGAGGAGTATGTGGCCAAATTCAACCAGGCATTCGATGCCTTATTGCAAATCGCGCCAACAGTAGATAGCGTTAATGATTTAGCCAACGAAGAAGAGGAATTGGCCTTCATTCAGGCTTTTCGGGAATTGATGCGTCTGAAAAATGTATTAACCACATTTACAGAGTTTGAGTTTGCTGATTTGACTATGAACCAGCAGTCATTTGAGGATTACAAAAGCAAATACCTTGACTTGTACGATAAGGCCAAATCACACAATCAAAAAGAGAAGGTTAGCATTTTAGAAGACATTGATTTTGAATTGGAATTGATCCATCGTGACGAAATCAATGTTGCCTATATACTTAAATTACTCGCAAAACTGAAAGATGCAACGCCGGAAGAACAGGAAAAGCAGAAAAAAGCATTGATTGAAATCGTAGCAGGTGATGCAAAACTAAGAAGCAAGCGAGAACTGATTGAGAAATTTATTCAAGAGAATTTACCTCATATTTCTGATTCAGATGATTTACCGGAAGAATTTGAAAATTATTGGAACGAAGAACGAAAAGTAGCTCTGAAGAAATTGAGTAAAGAGGAGAGTCTTGACGATGAAAAGCTTGAAGAAGTAATTGGGAAATACCTTTTTACAGAGAAAAAACCATTGAGAGATGATGTAATCGGACTTTTGAATAAACGACCTGCATTAAAGGAACGGGCCTCCGTAGCTGAAAGAGTGACGAACAAGATTTTAGGATTTGTAGAAACCTTTATAAGCGGGGTAGTGGGATAG